One Aegilops tauschii subsp. strangulata cultivar AL8/78 chromosome 7, Aet v6.0, whole genome shotgun sequence genomic window carries:
- the LOC141026476 gene encoding two-component response regulator ORR24-like, producing MAAMGGDQRHMMEGAAEDKIPEGLRVLAVDDDCVCLKVLENLLRGCRYHPTTVTDAKTALKILRAGKEKFDLVITDVRMQDMDGFKLLERIRLEMDLPVISTLTAEF from the exons ATGGCCGCGATGGGTGGGGACCAAAGGCACATGATGGAGGGTGCGGCGGAGGACAAGATCCCGGAGGGGTTACGAGTCCTCGCCGTGGACGACGACTGCGTCTGCCTCAAGGTGCTAGAGAACCTCTTGCGCGGCTGCAGATACCACC CAACGACTGTGACGGATGCTAAGACGGCGCTGAAGATTCTCAGGGCGGGGAAGGAGAAGTTCGACCTGGTCATCACCGACGTTCGGATGCAGGACATGGATGGCTTCAAGCTCCTCGAGCGCATCCGCCTCGAGATGGATCTGCCCGTCATCAGTACACTCACTGCTGAATTCTAA